One genomic segment of Campylobacter sp. includes these proteins:
- the rpmB gene encoding 50S ribosomal protein L28, producing the protein MARRCAITGKGAMVGNNVSHANNRTKKKFQVNLRTIRVQLQDGSTRRIKVAASTLRTMKKQSK; encoded by the coding sequence ATGGCAAGAAGATGCGCAATCACCGGCAAAGGTGCGATGGTAGGAAACAACGTCAGCCACGCAAATAACAGGACCAAAAAGAAATTCCAGGTCAATCTACGCACCATCCGCGTTCAGCTACAAGACGGCTCAACCAGACGAATCAAAGTCGCCGCCTCAACTCTACGAACTATGAAAAAGCAATCAAAATAA
- a CDS encoding potassium channel protein: protein MSVLDKIKRFLDWSGSTKPDINLYTEIYDQLRPFRLPLITIVLMMLIGTLGYVFIAGFSLVDAFYQAGMTFTTVGFTEVAPISPAGRIFTVLFILMGFGTFSFCLGVVVEVIKNGKLQNLLREQRMINNIARLKNHYIICYNNIYCAELAKQFRENHLPFVVIDPDPALAKIAEENRYPYFIVGEPHVETTMLKAHLSSAKSVITLSPNLADNIAIISLVRLYEKELGRITPYFIMANSDDDSDTERLKKLGANSIVSPSKLAAQRLSAISVRPDMENILERFLYKKDSLIDIEEITVPDFSWIRFKRLKETRLRDFTNADVVGIKEPNSRFIPMPDGDYLIGTGVKFLVIGTAEGIRNTKKLIRSKYKPQEMRYV from the coding sequence ATGTCTGTTTTGGACAAGATCAAGCGATTCCTCGACTGGTCCGGCTCGACTAAGCCGGACATCAACCTCTATACAGAAATTTACGACCAGCTACGCCCTTTTCGCTTACCGCTGATAACCATCGTGCTGATGATGCTAATCGGCACATTAGGCTATGTCTTTATAGCGGGCTTTTCGCTCGTAGACGCCTTTTATCAGGCGGGTATGACCTTCACGACGGTAGGCTTTACCGAAGTAGCGCCGATATCGCCCGCGGGTAGAATTTTTACCGTCTTATTCATCCTTATGGGCTTTGGAACCTTTTCGTTTTGCCTGGGCGTCGTCGTCGAGGTCATAAAAAACGGCAAACTTCAAAATTTACTTAGGGAGCAACGAATGATCAATAACATCGCAAGGCTCAAAAACCACTACATTATCTGTTACAACAACATCTACTGCGCCGAGCTTGCCAAGCAGTTTCGCGAAAATCATCTACCTTTTGTCGTGATCGACCCCGATCCCGCTCTAGCCAAAATCGCCGAAGAAAACCGCTATCCATATTTCATCGTAGGCGAGCCGCATGTAGAAACTACAATGCTAAAAGCGCATCTGTCATCTGCAAAATCCGTCATTACACTAAGTCCAAATTTAGCTGATAATATCGCAATAATCTCGCTGGTACGCCTCTACGAAAAGGAGCTTGGTCGCATCACCCCATACTTCATAATGGCAAATAGCGATGATGACAGCGACACCGAGAGGCTAAAAAAACTCGGCGCAAATTCTATCGTCTCACCATCCAAACTCGCCGCACAAAGGCTCTCTGCGATCAGCGTGCGCCCTGATATGGAAAACATTTTGGAGCGATTTTTGTATAAAAAAGACTCGCTTATCGATATCGAGGAGATTACGGTGCCCGATTTTTCGTGGATCCGCTTCAAGCGCCTAAAAGAAACTCGCTTGCGTGATTTTACAAACGCCGACGTCGTGGGAATCAAAGAGCCCAACAGCCGCTTCATTCCGATGCCGGATGGCGACTACCTCATCGGTACTGGGGTGAAATTTTTAGTCATCGGCACGGCAGAGGGTATCCGCAACACCAAAAAACTCATCCGTAGCAAATACAAGCCGCAGGAGATGAGATATGTTTAA